Below is a window of Xiphophorus couchianus chromosome 1, X_couchianus-1.0, whole genome shotgun sequence DNA.
TCACATGCCTCTTTATGCAACCATCTACTGGGAAATAACAGACTCTTACAgggataaatatttaatgttaagcaataaaataaatcctcatTCATCAACTCATCACTGGAACAGCTTCAGATTCAATTACCAATGGAATTATTTAATGTTGCAGTCATACCAGTGTCTCTAGTGTAAAGCAGGCACTTATTGAGATCTGATAATGCTGCAAATcctgtaatttttattaaaaaaacaaaaatgtgtaaatatatcTTACTGCAGCAGCATATCGTCACAAGAAAAATTTTTTATGAAGCTAACAGAGTACATTTATTCACTGGGAAATGATTAATGTCGAAAAGTACATATTTTCCATAATTCATGGGTATCAAAATTTTTGGAATCCTTGACgttattcaattcaattttgCCAAGAAGACAGCACTTTCCTCTTTACTGAAATCCACAAATCACCCAGAGCAGAGGACTCTCAGCCGAAAtgggaaaaacaataaaaccagatTCATTGTTGTGAGGTTTCTAGCCCAGAAAGCCAGAATGGGAATCTGCCAAGTTAGCATTCATATCATCATTTCTAATAGTCACCAGAAGGCTTTTTTGACACAGGTGATTATGTTAAAAACTATAATTATCTTACGTGATTATTTTCTCACCAAATAAACATATTCTAAACGGTGAGTCTCCATGTGAGACGAGGCTTCTGCAACGGAagctaaatttgtttaatttaggaTTTTTCCACAGCTTTTTATCAGTATAGATGTATTTTGCCCacagaaatatttgttaaagaaGGATCATATAGGTTTAAGGATCTGAGAGGATCAGCATTTACCATTATCTGAAAAGTGCATAAATAATAGATATGGGGGGGGAAATTAAATGTGGTTCCACCTCATGCTTGTCATTCCGTGTCTGAAGGATACAATTTCTGTGTTGATGATGACCTCCTGGCCGTTGGGATGAAACACCCCACTGATGTTCATGTTGAACTTGTCAAACTTGTGGATGGCCTGAGCCATGCGTATGTCCCACAGCACGCCATCGTTCAAGACCAGGTCGTCTGTTGGGTTGAAGGTGGCGCAGTTCCTCTTGTAATTGTTGGCCAGGTCTGGGTTGTTGAGAGTCAGAGTAACCTGACCTGTTTGTACGTCATAAATCTAGGAAAAAGGAACGCTTAAAGTGAAAATTTATGCTTTAACTTTGTAATGTACGTCTTTAATTTAATGTTGTGAGGTTATGTTAATAATGTGTGAAATATACATACGCGTGCTACGTGCTCTTTTGTCCCTATGACACGGTCTTGTGAAAGCTTGCTGAACTCCACATAATGGTCACCCAGGAAGGAATGCCTGGATGCAATGAAAGcaacatttgaacatttaatcTAAAGCATAAAGAATAAGGCTGGGCACTTAAAAATCATGTAGTGCCATAAAGTCACTGCAGACTCCAAGGAGTGGTTTATCCGAGTTCAACCATTTGAATAAATGAATCCAAGCGAAAGAGTTTCAGGGACTGAAGACGGTAGCTCTCGGGCTCTCAGTGTGCATAATTAAACAACATGTAGTGTGTCTGTTAGCTCCTTTTAACAGAATAAAGCTGCTGTTGTATTGAGTAGAGAGGATCCAAAAATAGAGGAACCAGGATAAAAGAGAGGGAAGTTAACTCTGCTGACTGACATTAATTATATGGTAATGATTTGGGCAATTTTAAACTCCATGAAAGTGCAAGTTCTTTTTCGAGGAACATATTCAACACATGGAGCTGGGAATTAGACTTACTTCATGATGAACACAGATTTCATGCCCCACAGTGCAGAAAGAGGGTAACTCCACGAGGCTGATGTTAAGAGCAGAGAACCATCCTAAAAGGGCAAAATATGATCAGATTTCACCGATTACTTTTATAGGAGATTACTTTATTGAGATgtacatctcaataaataagaacatcttcaaaaatgttttttcccagTAATTCAATTTAGAAAGTTAAACGCTTTCTGATTTCAATTCAGAAAGTTAAACGCTTTCTGAATTCAATTCAAAGAGTGTTTCAGTAACACTTTCAATTAAcaccaaaattaattttaaacattaacaccaaattaaaatcctaaattcaatttcttaaaaaaaaaaaaattataatttccaGACTATAATTCATAATTTTCATAGTcaatacatttttcaattatattttactttcttgAGCTGCAGCTGTGTAACATCAGATTTCTCTACAGACCCGTGACGGCTCCAGGTGAGTGATTGCGGAGCTGTGACAGCTGTAGCTAGCTTCCTCCTGGCCTGTAAACACGTTGTAGAGCTTGAGCTGGCCTGTACAGGTTCCGAGCATCAGGAACCGCTCACGAGCTGAGAAGGCACAACACGTGAATCCGCTCTCATCCTCATCCGCCTCCCTGAACACGGAGATGGGACGGAACCTGGGCAAACACAGAAACGGAGAATGTCGAGAACGGACATGGAGCAGGGTTAGAGAGGAAATAGGAATGACACCAACCTGCTGAATATAAGATGTCTGTCAAAGCATCCTCCATCCACGCCTCCATATTTTGGATATATAACTCTACGAGAATGCCGCGATGTGAAATTGACGGGCGCCTGCCGTCTCTGTTTGGGCTCAGGGCATTGGTGGGGggtgaaaagagagaaaggtgGGCAGGTTGCGACAGGGTTTTTACAGCGGGCGTGCTGTTCCCTCAGATACTCTGTGATAATACTGTCCAAGGCAGGAGGAGAAGGTAAGTGTCTGTCAAACTGCTTCTTCATGGCTGGACTCTGGCTGAAGGCCCCATGATCAGACTTCTGTCGAAGCACTCGGTTCTTTTTGCAGTTTATGGCTCCGCACGGCGTCTGTCGTTCACGAGAGAAAACGATGCGGCCGATCAACGGCGAGCCGTTGCTACAGTGTGGGGCAGACGTCGACGGTATGGCGCTAGAAGGCGGTCCAGCCGACTGTGATGTGGAGGGGCGTGCTTGTGGATGGTTGGATGGCGTGGTGGATGAGTGTGAGATATGGTTTCCGTGTCGTGAGCCCACACCGTTGGCCAACCGTGGGGTGCGGGGGAGCGTAGTAACGGGggaggcagcaggaggaggagcaaCAGCGGGGAAAGAGGAGGCTGAATGTGAACAGTGAGATGAATGTGAAAGGCATGTCATGGGCAGATCTGCCTCTTTGGTGAGTGTGTTTGCTGTGTCGTGTAGGCCTTTGGCCACAAGGTGGTTTCGTATgagaagcagcagctccttCTCGGGGAAGGTGATCTTGGACTGAGCAACCACGTTGGCCCTCTGCAGCCACGCCAGAGACACGTCCGTACCGATCAACAATGGCTTCCCAGAGATCCTTTCCATCAGCTCTGCTGCAAACTTACAGAACTTGACGTGTTCGCTGCGTTTGTCCTGGAGAACAGGCTCTTTCATGAGCTGCTGGATGTGTCCGCTGCTGAACAAAGGCAACTTGCTGATGATTTGTCTGACAGAGCTGGAGCGAGACAAACCCACCAGAGCCTTGCAGGAAAGAGCTCGGATCTGATCAGCATCTGTAATGGGCATCTTGACAGTCAGAAGGGACAGGAGCACCTACAGGACAGATACAAAGTgtaagtttaaagaaaaaaaggctttcaAAGCAAACAACATGCCTGAAAGGGCTTTCTCATAAAGATTCTGTTTAAAGGAGTTAGATAGTAGCAAAAATGATAAGATTTATCAACACTTAGAAAGGTAGCATGCTCTATATCTAACAGCTCAGAAAACATactaattaaaagcaaataaacactTCAGCTTCATTGAAGTGTTTATTTGTACCTTCTGCCATATGGGAAAttcaaagataatttatttaattaagcgaatctttcttttttttttttttttgctaatgaGACCCACTGGTAGATTTCATTTACTAATTAAGTGACCCCTAAAGCAACTGATTACACTGGTTTTTCTTTAGGGGTGTCAGGGTAAAGGGGTACAGggttaaaaacgttttttaaagtaattttgtaATTACTTTGTAATTCTTGTGATAAGAATCTGGAAACATCAGAGATATGTCAAtactttcacaaaacatttattcataacAAAATGCAACATAGATGTCAGGTGAGCTTTAAGTGTACCTTGATCCCGTTGTTGGACTGTACAACATTCCACATCTTGGTGAGCACGCTCTCGTTGGCCTTCGTCTGCTGCGGCAGACGGCGACGGGGAGTCCCCGCAATAAATTTGCCAATGCTGGACATGCGTTTGTCTggcgcacacacacagttgaTGACAACCTGGAGAGCCGACTTCTGGATCTCTGCATCGTTCACAAAGACCTCTCCCTCCGCCACAGCCAGGACTATACTCATAcctaacacaaaaaaataaaaataaaaaaccaaacaaacaaaaatgttcatgcacattattattttttttaataaagagaTTTTTTGTTAAAGGGCTAGAGTTGATTTTCTTACTATAATACAAAACACAGTTGCTTAGCAACCAACAGAGTaaggaaaatctaaaaaaagaaaaaaaaaactaagattactggcaacacaaaagtaaagctaccctttttggcaacaatgttATAACTAAGTGGCTTAGATTAAATCATCCTCTAGGAAAACTCACCAACAGTAGAAACAGTGGATCCTCCCTCATCCAGCACTGCAACAGGTTCAGACAACAACAGCTGCGTCTTTGGAACCACGGTGAGGATACTCAGGATGTCGAGGGCGTATCGTACTGTATCACTCCTACAAGAGCAGAGAGTAAAACTCAAGACCTACTTTCAAATAAGTTTAATGAACGTTTAATGGGACTTATCAATACCTGCCGTAGTAGGTCCTCCAGTCACAAGCAATAGAAATGAGCTGCAGGAGAAGCTGGACACAAGACAGCTTGTGAAAGACCTCTGCTGGTTCCCAGTatagtctgagtggaccgtatTCGATCAGAAACTCCATCATTTCCACCACCTGTTCACGGCTGTAGCTGACCGCCTGACGAGTGAGGCAAGCACACATAATGCCAAATCAGAAACCATCTTCACAACTAAAGCAAATAAAAGGAGATGCAAATTTTTATTCTGATCCACAAATATATCCTCTGTTTACCTTGTAATATGGTTGTGAGTGAATGAGGGCACCTCCCTCTGTGCGCTGCAGAGACTGCTTCACCTGCTCCACCTTGATTGCCAGATGGGCCTCGAAGTACCTGCGCAGAGCCATGCAGGTGTGCTTGGCTCTCTGCCTGCTGGAGAAAATCTCATCATCGCTCAGCAGCGCTCCCTGGTCCTCTGGATTCAGGATCTCCAGTGTGCTGATCTGAAAGCAGTTCATCCATTCCAAACTTTAAATCTATTCAATTTGACAGTGTATTGGCTGTTCGGATATCAATATTTTCGCCAAATGGCACAGATGAGTAGGTTTACACAGTTACAATGAGGacagagggattttttttctaaccagATTGACGAGCCGTCTAAGTCCATCCTGCTTGTCGAAAAGCTCGAGGACAGCCCGGAACGAAAAGGAGATGGAGAAGAACATGGTTGCGTGGCAGCAGCCTGATGCATGCGAGCactccaacaaccacagcgtGTAACCAACCACATCTGACAAGACGGAGTGGGGCAACATGCACACCTTGAGTGGAGAGAGCAGAGTCCTGAATACAAATAAggacagcaacaaaaaaataatacactGAACGCTGCAATACTGAGTAACGCTGTGCTGTTTGGATCTCGGCAGCGATTTTGACACGTATGATCGATATAAGAAAACAATaccaattcaaaaataaaaattttaacagCAACCAAAATATAACTACTTTGTTTTTCGCTCATATCAGCCACAAGAGTATGGCTGCATAGTAAGAAAACATTACTGAGCTTGTCAAAAGCTACTGACTCGCTCTGCCAAAATGCTGCATTGACACAGAGATACCTCAAAATTAAGCTACTTCAACTTGAAACACTTCTGAGTTGCATTGTGTGGTAATCTCCTTCATACCCTTTCCATTGCATCCTGGTTATAGGCGAGGTAATAGAGGCACAGTGACACTCCTGTAGCAGCCATCGAAGGTCTTGGGATTTCCAGCAATTTCTGAACACCTCCATGAGCAACAAACTCTGCAGCGAACTTCTTGTGCAATAGCAGAGAAGCCAAATACTGTAAGAAGGGAAACTGCATGAGCTTAAGGAACATCACGCTGTTTGAGTAACAAGAAGagtcaaagaaagaaaggaagattTACCTTCAGAGCCTCAAAGGTCAGCTGGACATCATTGGTCTGCTTTAGATCCATATAGTGCATGAGGAGCTCACGGGCTCCCATCTGCATAAACACTGCCAGAAGCTGTAAACCATAAAAGCATAAACAGCAATAGTTtaccacattttaaaaaatatcaaaaaaaatgtttaaacatatAGTTAACTCCTCGTAACTAAACAATTATGTagcttaaataatttatttcatctgAATTATCAAGATGGAAGGCTGACACCTGCTGGTGACTTTGCAGCATGACGGCAGATACATTCTCCGtctatacaaaattatttttac
It encodes the following:
- the dcaf1 gene encoding DDB1- and CUL4-associated factor 1, translating into MASASASVDSKAELTALLEQWEREQQGNTQELVNILTKISELVEKETEEYHKADPDPFDDRHPGRADPEGMLGHLLKILFKNDEFMNTLVNSYVMTSREFSLNAAACRLLQNIMPGLETAVVFQEKEGIVERLFKWAQEAEQPLRIYATGLLAGAMENQDIAANYREENSVLVPLMLHRLRELQDKDAENKREIKRPSPRKILSEPLLPLDEEAVDGGFEDKPFSPCKNADEKEAVGPQGDAEVPFSSAEPENELSFRFSSPHRTSSRASSAVKTMMKPMSAPGSLTHPGMSDGSGYLRRRMERDNARTSKQKLNFSLPEPERNLSELSNSSWSEMSPWVIGNNYHLDPLTPEIEQRLILQYLTPLGEYQELLAVFMQMGARELLMHYMDLKQTNDVQLTFEALKYLASLLLHKKFAAEFVAHGGVQKLLEIPRPSMAATGVSLCLYYLAYNQDAMERVCMLPHSVLSDVVGYTLWLLECSHASGCCHATMFFSISFSFRAVLELFDKQDGLRRLVNLISTLEILNPEDQGALLSDDEIFSSRQRAKHTCMALRRYFEAHLAIKVEQVKQSLQRTEGGALIHSQPYYKAVSYSREQVVEMMEFLIEYGPLRLYWEPAEVFHKLSCVQLLLQLISIACDWRTYYGRSDTVRYALDILSILTVVPKTQLLLSEPVAVLDEGGSTVSTVGMSIVLAVAEGEVFVNDAEIQKSALQVVINCVCAPDKRMSSIGKFIAGTPRRRLPQQTKANESVLTKMWNVVQSNNGIKVLLSLLTVKMPITDADQIRALSCKALVGLSRSSSVRQIISKLPLFSSGHIQQLMKEPVLQDKRSEHVKFCKFAAELMERISGKPLLIGTDVSLAWLQRANVVAQSKITFPEKELLLLIRNHLVAKGLHDTANTLTKEADLPMTCLSHSSHCSHSASSFPAVAPPPAASPVTTLPRTPRLANGVGSRHGNHISHSSTTPSNHPQARPSTSQSAGPPSSAIPSTSAPHCSNGSPLIGRIVFSRERQTPCGAINCKKNRVLRQKSDHGAFSQSPAMKKQFDRHLPSPPALDSIITEYLREQHARCKNPVATCPPFSLFTPHQCPEPKQRRQAPVNFTSRHSRRVIYPKYGGVDGGCFDRHLIFSRFRPISVFREADEDESGFTCCAFSARERFLMLGTCTGQLKLYNVFTGQEEASYSCHSSAITHLEPSRDGSLLLTSASWSYPLSALWGMKSVFIMKHSFLGDHYVEFSKLSQDRVIGTKEHVARIYDVQTGQVTLTLNNPDLANNYKRNCATFNPTDDLVLNDGVLWDIRMAQAIHKFDKFNMNISGVFHPNGQEVIINTEIWDLRTFHLLHTVPALDQCRIVFNNSGTVIYGAMLQADDEDDMMEMQMKSPFGSSFRTFNATDYKPIATIDVKKNIFDLCTDTKDCYLAVIENQDSVNTDTVCRLYEVGRQRLAEEEEEDEEDQEDDDQEEDDDDDDDSDDDVDTDPLIAELENDNGGEDEDDDDGNDEFSPSDEEVARLLEDDGDGGDDDDEDGDDDDDDDDNDDDDDSDNDVDLDGDNDSSDNSDLEDDIILSLNE